Proteins encoded by one window of Dioscorea cayenensis subsp. rotundata cultivar TDr96_F1 chromosome 6, TDr96_F1_v2_PseudoChromosome.rev07_lg8_w22 25.fasta, whole genome shotgun sequence:
- the LOC120263676 gene encoding uncharacterized protein LOC120263676: MDSPNFRREGSTSKGGANKRGTPNRHWKPNFDNFLVLLVEQVQRGLKCDKSFKRTAFSYAASTVNAHFRTNFSTDNVENHYRTLKARYVEIKKVKVLSGARWDDQNKVIIFDPLVVAAYVEAHPGVKAFINKPIENYEGHRVYSDSGERSENEGFKMDNVNSVPVNVSDEEPDVNSTPAVLNYPVMPSTIRLVHSARGESTRMLDLTMDRMLAALQNPTLLSEILYTRVIEVDDFNYKVLVEVFDYFQEQESIACGFMARDVDLRKDWIDNFLTSMV; the protein is encoded by the exons ATGGACAGTCCGAATTTCAGACGTGAAGGTAGTACCTCTAAGGGTGGTGCAAACAAGCGGGGAACTCCTAACAGGCACTGGAAaccaaattttgataatttcttaGTACTTCTAGTAGAACAAGTTCAAAGGGGACTTAAATGTGATAAATCCTTCAAAAGAactgcattctcatatgctgcAAGCACAGTAAATGCACATTTCAGGACTAATTTCTCTACCGATAACGTGGAGAACCATTACAGGACACTAAAAGCGCGTTATGTAGAAATAAAAAAGGTCAAGGTTCTTAGTGGGGCAAGGTGGGATGACCAGAACAAGGTCATCATATTTGACCCACTTGTTGTTGCTGCCTACGTCGAG GCGCACCCGGGAGTGAAAGCCTTCATCAACAAACCTATCGAGAACTATGAAGGGCATAGG GTGTATTCTGATTCTGGCGAGCGGTCTGAGAATGAAGGATTTAAGATGGATAATGTTAACTCAGTCCCTGTTAATGTAAGTGATGAGGAACCGGATGTGAACTCCACTCCGGCCGTGCTTAATTACCCTGTGATGCCATCTACCATTAGGCTAGTACATTCGGCCAGAGGTGAAAGCACTAGAATGTTAGACCTAACCATGGATAGAATGTTGGCCGCATTACAGAACCCAACACTCTTGTCTGAAATTTTATATACTAGAGTCATTGAGGTGGATGATTTCAATTACAAGGTGCTTGTGGAGGTCTTTGACTACTTTCAGGAACAGGAATCTATCGCCTGTGGCTTCATGGCAAGAGATGTGGATCTTAGGAAAGATTGGATTGACAACTTCCTTACTAGCATGGTCTGA